One Setaria italica strain Yugu1 chromosome II, Setaria_italica_v2.0, whole genome shotgun sequence DNA segment encodes these proteins:
- the LOC101758995 gene encoding probable uridine nucleosidase 2 — protein sequence MEASNGQIHHHDEQPRAEQKIIIDTDPGIDDSVAIMMAFQSPGVQVLGLTTIFGNCTTEHATRNALILCEKAGHPEVPVAEGSHEPLKGGKPKVAAFVHGSDGLGNIELPDPTIKKVEQSAAEFLVDKVSQFPGEVSVLALGPLTNLALAIKKDPSFVKNVRKIVVLGGAFFSAGNATPSAEANIHSDPEAADIVFTSGADIYVVGLNITTQVSFTDKDLLELRNSKGKHAQFLCDVCKFYLDWHIESYGAPVIFLHDPVSFAALVRPDLFTFRKGVVRVETQGICAGHTSMDMLLKKWNSENPWTGYSPISVAWTVDVPKMVAFVKELVTGE from the exons ATGGAGGCCAGCAACGGGCAGATCCACCACCACGACGAGCAGCCGAGGGCGGAGCAGAAGATCATCATCGACACGGATCCAGGCATCG ATGACAGCGTGGCGATTATGATGGCGTTCCAGTCGCCGGGCGTTCAAGTCCTAGGGCTCACCACCATTTTTGGCAACTGCACAACGGAGCACGCGACACGCAACGCCTTGATCCTG TGCGAGAAGGCAGGCCATCCTGAAGTTCCAGTAGCAGAAGGAAGCCATGAGCCTCTAAAG GGAGGAAAACCAAAAGTTGCCGCCTTTGTTCACGGATCTGATGGCCTTGGGAACATAGAGCTTCCTGATCCCACTATCAAGAAAGTTGAGCAAAGCGCTGCAGAGTTCTTGGTTGATAAGGTCTCGCAGTTTCCTGGAGAGGTCTCTGTACTTGCCTTGGGTCCTCTGACGAACTTAGCATTG GCCATCAAGAAGGATCCCTCCTTTGTGAAAAATGTTAGAAAGATTGTTGTGCTGGGTGGAGCCTTCTTTTCAGCTGGAAATGCCACCCCTTCTGCTGAAGCAAAT ATCCACAGTGACCCGGAGGCAGCTGATATAGTTTTCACTTCTGGGGCAGACATCTACGTGGTCGGCCTCAACATCACAACCCAAGTCAGCTTCACAG ATAAGGACCTCTTGGAGCTGAGGAACTCGAAAGGGAAGCACGCGCAGTTCCTCTGCGACGTATGCAAGTTCTACCTGGACTGGCACATCGAGTCTTACGGCGCTCCTG TGATTTTCCTCCATGACCCGGTGAGCTTTGCCGCGCTGGTTCGCCCGGACCTGTTCACGTTCAGGAAGGGCGTGGTGAGGGTGGAGACCCAGGGCATCTGCGCCGGGCATACCTCCATGGACATGTTGCTGAAGAA GTGGAACTCGGAGAACCCGTGGACTGGCTACTCGCCGATCTCGGTGGCGTGGACGGTGGACGTGCCCAAGATGGTCGCGTTCGTGAAGGAGCTCGTCACCGGAGAGTGA